The genomic stretch TTTGGCAAATTTCCACGCATAGGAAATTCTGTTTTCGGCATTAATAACGTATCTTTATATTCCAAAGTTCTAACCTCCATAAAATCGTAAATTTCATTCCGTATATAGCTACAACAAAAAGAGACCTTCTCATCCCAAAAAGGGACGAGAAGGTCTCCCGCGGTACCACCCTTGTAGACAAACTGCACTTCCGCTTGTCCTCTCAGCATTCGTAACGTGAATAACACGTCGCTGCTTACTTCGTTTCAGCAGCAATACTCCAGGGTGATATTCGTTTCTTTGATTAGACCGAGCTCTCACCCTCCTCGGTTCGCTAAACGTAATCATGCAAGAAACTACTGTCCCTATCTCCGTACTATACGTATGAAATTTCATCTGTTACCAAATTATATGACAACAAAACGAAAGAAGTCAAGGTTCTGTCTTGACTAGTCGATTTTTTCTTCTAACGCCGGCATTTCATAGTCCATTAATTGATCCCAATCATCACTATTTAACATTTCTAACTGAGCTTCAATTAACATTTTAAAACGAGTACGGAATACTTTTGATTGCTTTTTCGTCTCTTCAATATCCATCGCAATTTTACGAGACTTTGATAAAGCTTCATTGATAATACGATCAGCATTTTTTTCCGCTTCTTTTACAATTAGCTTCGCTTCTTTTTCTGCATTTCGCTTTACGTCTTCTGCTGCTTCTTGAGCAATTAAAATTGATTTATTCAGTGTTTCTTCGATGTTAGTAAAATGTCCTACCTTTTCAGTAAGTTCAGTTACTCGCGCTTCTAATTCTTTTTTCTCACGAATAATTAATTCGTAATCCTTAATTACTTGGTCAAGAAATTCATTGACCTGGTCTTCATCATATCCACGAAACCCACGATTAAATTCTTTGTTATGAATATCTAAAGGGGTTAAAGGCATGTAGGCCACCTCCACGTTGTCTCATTACATTGTTTGTAATGGAATATTCGACATATTTCTGTTATTTCCTGCTTACAATTTTTGTTATTGTTGTTTTCCTACAACTACTCGCCACTTGTCTTTTTTTGTCTTCCCTTCAATGGATATGACCTTACTTCGACCAAACCCTCTTAACGAAAGCACATCTTCTGCTTTGCATTCAAAAGAAGGCTGTTCAACCGTTTTAAAATTTACTTTTACCGCTCCATTACCAATAAACGGCTGCACTTTTTGACGAGATAGATTGTAAATGGTAGATAGTAAAACGTCTAACCGCATGGATGATACGGTATACGTTTTTTCCTGAAATTCACTTTGAATTTGAAGCAACTCTGTACGCCCTTTTTTCACAAGGGATATTTTTGCTTTTCCCACTGAAGTGAAGTTTGCTTCTACGTAAGAAGATATTTCATCGGCAATAACCAGCTGTATCCGCTCATCTTGCACTAAAATATCACCAAACTTCGACCGTTTTAACCCAAGCGACATTAAAGCTCCTAGTACTTGAGGATGCTCCACGTTTACAAACTTACTAGGATAGTGCAGCTCGTAGTAGCTCAGTTGAAAATCTTCATCTCTCGCCTCATAATAATCAGGATACAAAAGCGCTCGCTTTCGTTCTCCTTGTTCACTTCCACCGTCAAACGAAACAAGCACTTCTCCTTCTGTTCCAATGATAGCTGAAACAATCTGCTGCTCGCGAGGGTCTAAAAAGTCCGTCAGCTTTGGGCTATATTGATTAAGAACATCTTCTTTCCACTCCAATACGAGGTCAATAAATGCTCGTTCTTCTTCTCGAAAATGTTGATAAATAGACATGTCTACTCTCCTTGCTCATATGTAAAAAAGGAATCAAATGATTCCTTTTTATATGAACCCTAACATTCTAAATAGCGATACGAGTCCACCACTTGCAAAACGTAGCACAAGAATAGCTACCAATGGTGAGAGATCAATCATTCCAAGCGGAGGAATGATTCGTCGAAACGGCTCAAGGTAAGGTTCACAAATGCTTCCCAGCATTTGTCCAAATCGAGATGCACGAATATCCGGAACCCACGACATAAAAATGTAAATAATGAGTGCCCAAGAGTAAATCTCGATTAGTTGGAGTAAAATCCTAAGTACGATTTCCATATACGGTTACCACCTCTTTACGTTGCTTGTTTCATGTTCAGTGAGCATATCTGAAATGCTGCCACTAACATCGACATTGTCTGGCGTACATAAAAAAATATCGGTTCCGATTTTTTGAATGTCACCACCTAAAGCATAAACCGTTCCGCTTAAAAAGTCGACTATTCTTACTGCTTGATCACGCTGAATGCGCTGTAAATTCACAACAACGACTTTGCGGTTCTTTAAATGGTCGGTAATATCTTGGGCTTCGGCATAGACTCGTGGTTCAGATAAAACCATCTTTGATGACTTTTGTACGCTTTGTAAGCTTATAACATTTTGTTGCTGACTGTTCACTTGCTTTTGGGCCTTAGAAGGTTGAACAGCAGCAGGTTCATTGTCATATTCTTTTTGATCGTATCTTTCTTCTACGTACTCTTCTGTTTCATCATCCATGGCAAAAAAGCTTTTAAAACGATTCTTCATACTCATCGCCTGACACCTCCTTAACGTTCTTAACCAACCAGCGTGGTTCCTAATCGAATAAATGTTGCTCCTTCTTCAATAGCAATTTGATAATCATTTGACATTCCCATTGAGAGCTCTTGGCAAGGAGCATAGCGTAAATTAAGAGTTTGAATTTCTTGCTGTAGCTTTTTTAAGTCTTTAAAACAACTTCGTAAGACCTGCTCATCATCTGTATGAGGAGCCATTGTCATTAGTCCAACCACTTGAACATTTGGGTATTCCTCTAATGCTTGAATAAATGGAACAACCTCATCAGCTGATAACCCATGTTTAGACTCTTCTTCAGCAACATTTACTTGCACAAAACATTTTACTGGTTCACTTGCTCGTTTATTAATTTCTTTTGCTAGCGATAAGCGATCTAACGAGTGGATGTACGATGCTTGGTTGATAATATTTTTCACTTTACGCGTTTGAAGCGTCCCAATAAAGTGCCATGTAGCGTTGTTACTAATTGTCTCATATTTCTCCGTCATACCTTCGTCACGATTTTCCCCTAGGTGTATAAGACCTGCAGCTACGGCCTCTTGTGCACGTTCAGTAGATACGTATTTTGTCACGGCTACAACCTTTACTTCTTCTGGATGACGCCCTACCTTCTCACAGGCTAGTTTAATTTGTTCTTTTACTTGTTCTAAATTGCTTGCTACGCTTGCTGTCACTATGTAGTCAATCCTCCTTAAAACCTATAAAGCTAAACATACGACCGGTTTTACCTTGATCGCGACGATGCGAAAAGAATAGATCATCTTCACAGCTTGTACAATAGGATGAAACAGTAATATTCGCTTCATTTACACCAGCTTTTTTCATCAAATAAACGTTTAGTTTTTTCAAATCTAATCGATATTGATTGGGAGAAGTTTGCACATATACGTCCGCTGATGGCGCTATCTTGTTCACTGCTGAAATGACGCGGTCATCGACAATATAGCAACATGATTCAATCGCTGGACCTACAGCAGCATAAATATCTTCAACAGGTATTCTCTCTTCCTGTACCCATTTCCGAACCATCTCACCTGCAATATCTTTAACCGTTCCTTGCCATCCAGCATGAGCTAGTCCTACTATATGATGGTTTGGAGCATAAAAATATAGAGGCACGCAGTCCGCATAGCATAGTGCTAACAAGACGTTTGATTCATTTGTATAAATTCCATCTGTTTGTGCAACTCCATCATCATAAACATGCGTTCCCTTTCCTGATTGCTTACGCGTTACTTTTTGTACAACTGAATTATGTACTTGTTCAGCGCAAACCCAACTTGATAAGGGCATATTTAGATGGTTAGCTAACATTTCTCTATTTAAAATAACGTGTTCTTTGTTGTCATGTACGTGCAGTCCTAGATTGAATGACGTAAACTGGAGCTCGCTTACCCCACCATTTTTAGTCGTAAAGCCACTAATCAGCTGACTATTTTCATTCATCCATGGACGAAGCCACATAAACGATTCATGATGGCTTTTTGTAAAAGCAGCTTTATTCATGTATGTGACACACCCTTTATCTATTGTTCTCAAATATTGTACCACAGATTGAGAATAGCTGTTTATAAAAATACATTAATTCTCTTCAAGTTCATAGCTGTCTTTATAGCGGACTAAAATAACGTCAGAACCAATCTTTACGATGTTTCGCCACGGAATAACAATTTCCTCTTCCTTCCCAAAAAAACCAAGCATTCTTGAATTACCGATGACGATTGCCTGAATTTTACCAGTAGCCAAATCAATATCAATGTCTCCCACATGCCCTAATCGCTTGCCGTCTGCTACGTTAACTACATCTTTAATTTGAAATTCAGAAATCTTTAACATCCCTATTCCCCCTACTCTCTTATCCAACACGTCATTTTAAGAAACGAAAAAATCCCTTTGTATATGTATATTTAAACTTGAGTGGTTTCATGAAAGAAAAGGTAATTTTACGCGCTTTTTCTTCTATCAAACAAACCGCCGCACAGAGTAATCTATGCGGCGGTTTATCATACGTATGAAGCCAAAAATATTAGCTTTGAATGTTCTTATTCATCTGTTTAATGGCTGCTTTTTCTAAACGAGATACCTGTGCTTGTGAAATCCCAATTTCATCAGCCACTTCCATTTGAGTCTTTCCTTGAAAGAAGCGCTTTCGTAAAATTAGCTTTTCTCTCTCATTTAGTCGACGCATCCCTTCCTGTAAGGCTATTTCTTCAATCCAAGTAGAATCACGATTTCGCTCGTCACTAAGCTGATCCATCACATAAATAGGATCTCCTCCATCATTATAGATAGGCTCAAATAATGATACTGGATCTTGAATAGCGTCTAACGCAAATACAATATCTTCATGTGGAACTTCTAATACTTTGGCTATTTCTTCTGCAGTTGGTTCTTTTGATGTTTCACTCATTAATCTTTCTCGCACTTGAAGTGCCTTATATGCAATGTCTCTTAATGATCTCGATACTCGAATTGGGTTATTGTCTCGCAAGTAGCGTCGAATTTCTCCAATAATCATCGGAACAGCATATGTAGAAAATTTCACGTTTTGTCCTAAATCAAAGTTGTCGATGGATTTCATAAGCCCAATACAGCCTACTTGAAATAAATCATCAACGAATTCTCCGCGGTTATTAAAGCGTTGAATTACACTTAGAACAAGACGTAGATTACCGCTCACTAATTTCTCACGAGCGGTTTCATCACCAGCTTGCAGCTCCTTAAATAAAAGGCGCATCTCATCATTCTTCAATACAGGAAGCTTTGAAGTATCTACTCCACAAATTTCTACTTTATTTCTTGTCAATTCTTTCCCTCCTCACAGGAGATGATGTTCTGAGTTCAGTATCTCCTTGAAAGGAAAAAATATGCACATTCAAATTTCTTACATTTTATTCCTGAAACAAAATGCGGTAACAACAGGATCAGAACTCCTACTTGTTACCGCATTTTGTTACACCATTTTATTAAATTCTTTTCGAAGCCTTTTAATAATTCTTTTTTCTAATCGTGAAATATACGATTGAGAAATGCCAAGCATATCGGCTACATCCTTTTGTGTTTTCTCTTCTCCACCCGCTAATCCAAATCTTAACTCCATAATTTGTTTTTCACGATCATTTAGCTGATGTAGAGCCTTTAGTAAGAGCTTCCTGTCCACATTGGCTTCTAAGTCTTTTGTAATGATATCTTCCTCAGTACCCATCACATCCGAAAGCAAAAGCTCATTCCCATCCCAATCAATATTTAATGGCTCATCAAACGAAACTTCTGAACGAATTTTATTGTTGCGGCGTAAGTACATGAGAATTTCATTTTCAATACATCTCGATGCGTACGTAGCTAGCTTAATCTTCTTTTCTGGATTAAACGTATTTACTGCTTTTATTAACCCTATTGTCCCAATACTAATTAAATCCTCAATATTAATCCCCGTATTTTCAAATTTACGTGCAATATAAACAACTAAGCGTAAGTTGCGCTCAATTAATAAAGATCTTGCTGCCTCATCACCAGAAGGAAGTTTTTTCAGTAATACTTCTTCTTCATCTTTTGTTAAAGGTGGCGGCAATGCTTCGCTCCCGCCAATATAATATACTTCATCCGTTTTAATTTTTAACTTGATTAATAACTTGTACCACCATAACTGTAACCTAATACGATATGTAGACATTCAAATTCCCCCTTTTATTTTTGTTTAAATTAAGAAGCTGAGCTGACTTCTCCAATGACTAATAGCTTCGGATGAATAATTGATTCATATTGTCCTTCAACCGATAATGTTGTATGGCTAATTCCAATCAACACCTTTTCAACATGAATTTCCTGGGAGTTGTGAACAATCGTTACGTGATCAGGCTTTAAAGCCATCAATAGCTGATTAGACTGTCCAACACTTCGATACGGCACAAATCTAACTCTCGCATACCAGTCGTGATCAATATCCTCATCATGCGAAAATGATTGGACATTTTTACTTAATTGAAGCAGGGAGGAAGGAAGGACTTCTTCAAGTAAGGAAGCTGCAACAATCATAACAGGTGTTTTCGTTAATGGATCAACAAGTTGGTTACCGCTATCAATAAGACCTTTTGTATGAATTTCTACACCGTTTAAACTAACCTTCACATCTGCTAGCTGATCAAATGTAATATTTTTCATTTTCATATCTTCAACTCTCGCCTTAGAGAAATAGGCTAGAATAGGGAAACCTATGCATACAAATAACCAGCTGATAGGATCTCCAAACTGCGGTTGTGTGCTCACCATTTCATCTACCAGCAAATATTGTTGATCAAATAGGAAATGAATTCCTACTAATCCACCACCTACGACAAACGTTGAAAAGTACAATGTCAATAAATTTTCAACAAAGAAACGCAGACGCTTATACCCAAAAGCTACTAACACCATAATGAGGGAGAACATAATTTTAACTGCAGGATGGAGCATAATATGAGAAAATTCAGTAAACATAAGAAGTACAATTAAAGAGCCAATAAATCCCCCTAAGCAAAGTCGCCACCATTTAAACTGCCGCTTTAAAACCGTTGCGCATAAAAGTAGCAAAATCGTATCTAATCCAAAATTAAGAATCCAGATTAAATCTAAATAGATTGGCAATGATTGAACCTCTCCATTCCTCTTAATCTCTTTTGTTAAAAATTAGTATAAAGCATAATCTAGTAGAAAGTCTGTCATTTCATGGGGAGAAACAAGCAGTATTTTTGAGGAAATAATCCGATATTTGTCATTCTTTATCTATTGAACAAAGAATTAAAAAAAAAAACACGCTGATCTCTTTTAAGATCAGCGCATTTTTTTAGCGTCTACGATTTCGGTTACGTAAGAACGTTGGAATATCTAAAGCATCATCTGATGACGATTGAGGCTGCGTTGGACGAGAATATTCTTGTTGAACAGGCTCTTCACGCTTCACTTCACGCTTTGGCGGAGCAGCCACAGGCTGTTGCTGTTGCGGCACACGGTTAGCTGTTAAAGATGGACGTCCTGGCTTACCTTGAGATAGGTCTTGATCACTAAAGCCTGTCGCAATAACTGTAACAACGATTTCGTCTTTTAGATTTTCATTGATAACCGAACCAAAAATCATGTTTACTTCTTGATCTGATGCAGAAGCGACAATGTCAGCTGCTTCTTGAACTTCATACAGGCTTAAGTTTGTTCCACCAGTAATGTTCATTAGTACGCCTTGCGCACCATCAATTGATGTTTCAAGCAATGGGCTTGAAATAGCTTTTTTAGCTGCTTCGGCCGCACGATTTTCACCTGTTGCAATACCAATCCCCATCAATGCAGAGCCTTTGTTAGACATAATTGTTTTTACATCGGCAAAGTCTAAGTTGATAAGTCCAGGTACCGCGATTAAATCAGAGATACCTTGCACACCTTGACGTAGTACGTTATCTGCTTCACGGAATGCTTCAAGCATTGGTGTGTTTTTATCTACGATTTCTAATAAACGATCGTTTGGAATAACAATTAGCGTATCAACAGCTTCTTTCATAGAAGCGATACCACCAGCTGCTTGAGTAGAACGTTTACGCCCCTCAAATGTGAACGGACGTGTAACAACACCTACTGTTAAAGCGCCGAGTTCTCTTGCAATTTGAGCGATAACAGGAGCAGCACCAGTTCCTGTTCCACCACCCATACCTGCAGTAACGAACACCATATCTGCACCTTTTAAGGCTTCTTGAATTTGCTCTTTACTTTCTTCCGCTGCTTTTTTTCCTACCTCTGGATTGGCTCCAGCACCAAGACCACGAGTAAGCTTAGCGCCGATTTGCATTTTTGTTTCTGCTTTTGATAAATTTAGCGCTTGGGCATCCGTATTAACTGCAATAAATTCTACACCTTGAACACCGTGTTCAATCATACGGTTTACTGCGTTGTTACCGCCGCCCCCTACACCGATTACTTTTATCGTTGCTAATTGGTCTACACTTGTATCAAACTCCAACATGATAGTTCCTCCTAATTCATCGAAATTACCAATCCGTAACGTTAATCAAAGAAGTATCCAAAGAACTTCTTCATTAAATTTTGGTCATTTTTCTTTTTTGGCTTCTCACTTGACTGCTGTGGCTGTACTTGTTGCTGCTGAGGTTTCGCTGCTGGAACAAACTCTTCCTCAAACACCTGTTCTTCCACAACTGGGGCTCCAATTTCACGCCCTTGAATTTTTGCATTTTTATAAGCGAACTTAATGAGGCCTACACCAGTAGTGTAATGCGGCTCACGAACTCCAATAT from Bacillus sp. 1780r2a1 encodes the following:
- a CDS encoding YggT family protein — encoded protein: MEIVLRILLQLIEIYSWALIIYIFMSWVPDIRASRFGQMLGSICEPYLEPFRRIIPPLGMIDLSPLVAILVLRFASGGLVSLFRMLGFI
- the pgeF gene encoding peptidoglycan editing factor PgeF, giving the protein MNKAAFTKSHHESFMWLRPWMNENSQLISGFTTKNGGVSELQFTSFNLGLHVHDNKEHVILNREMLANHLNMPLSSWVCAEQVHNSVVQKVTRKQSGKGTHVYDDGVAQTDGIYTNESNVLLALCYADCVPLYFYAPNHHIVGLAHAGWQGTVKDIAGEMVRKWVQEERIPVEDIYAAVGPAIESCCYIVDDRVISAVNKIAPSADVYVQTSPNQYRLDLKKLNVYLMKKAGVNEANITVSSYCTSCEDDLFFSHRRDQGKTGRMFSFIGFKED
- a CDS encoding YggS family pyridoxal phosphate-dependent enzyme, with the translated sequence MTASVASNLEQVKEQIKLACEKVGRHPEEVKVVAVTKYVSTERAQEAVAAGLIHLGENRDEGMTEKYETISNNATWHFIGTLQTRKVKNIINQASYIHSLDRLSLAKEINKRASEPVKCFVQVNVAEEESKHGLSADEVVPFIQALEEYPNVQVVGLMTMAPHTDDEQVLRSCFKDLKKLQQEIQTLNLRYAPCQELSMGMSNDYQIAIEEGATFIRLGTTLVG
- a CDS encoding YlmC/YmxH family sporulation protein encodes the protein MLKISEFQIKDVVNVADGKRLGHVGDIDIDLATGKIQAIVIGNSRMLGFFGKEEEIVIPWRNIVKIGSDVILVRYKDSYELEEN
- the spoIIGA gene encoding sigma-E processing peptidase SpoIIGA, with the translated sequence MPIYLDLIWILNFGLDTILLLLCATVLKRQFKWWRLCLGGFIGSLIVLLMFTEFSHIMLHPAVKIMFSLIMVLVAFGYKRLRFFVENLLTLYFSTFVVGGGLVGIHFLFDQQYLLVDEMVSTQPQFGDPISWLFVCIGFPILAYFSKARVEDMKMKNITFDQLADVKVSLNGVEIHTKGLIDSGNQLVDPLTKTPVMIVAASLLEEVLPSSLLQLSKNVQSFSHDEDIDHDWYARVRFVPYRSVGQSNQLLMALKPDHVTIVHNSQEIHVEKVLIGISHTTLSVEGQYESIIHPKLLVIGEVSSAS
- the sigE gene encoding RNA polymerase sporulation sigma factor SigE; its protein translation is MSTYRIRLQLWWYKLLIKLKIKTDEVYYIGGSEALPPPLTKDEEEVLLKKLPSGDEAARSLLIERNLRLVVYIARKFENTGINIEDLISIGTIGLIKAVNTFNPEKKIKLATYASRCIENEILMYLRRNNKIRSEVSFDEPLNIDWDGNELLLSDVMGTEEDIITKDLEANVDRKLLLKALHQLNDREKQIMELRFGLAGGEEKTQKDVADMLGISQSYISRLEKRIIKRLRKEFNKMV
- a CDS encoding DivIVA domain-containing protein, producing the protein MPLTPLDIHNKEFNRGFRGYDEDQVNEFLDQVIKDYELIIREKKELEARVTELTEKVGHFTNIEETLNKSILIAQEAAEDVKRNAEKEAKLIVKEAEKNADRIINEALSKSRKIAMDIEETKKQSKVFRTRFKMLIEAQLEMLNSDDWDQLMDYEMPALEEKID
- the sigG gene encoding RNA polymerase sporulation sigma factor SigG; the encoded protein is MTRNKVEICGVDTSKLPVLKNDEMRLLFKELQAGDETAREKLVSGNLRLVLSVIQRFNNRGEFVDDLFQVGCIGLMKSIDNFDLGQNVKFSTYAVPMIIGEIRRYLRDNNPIRVSRSLRDIAYKALQVRERLMSETSKEPTAEEIAKVLEVPHEDIVFALDAIQDPVSLFEPIYNDGGDPIYVMDQLSDERNRDSTWIEEIALQEGMRRLNEREKLILRKRFFQGKTQMEVADEIGISQAQVSRLEKAAIKQMNKNIQS
- the ftsZ gene encoding cell division protein FtsZ, with protein sequence MLEFDTSVDQLATIKVIGVGGGGNNAVNRMIEHGVQGVEFIAVNTDAQALNLSKAETKMQIGAKLTRGLGAGANPEVGKKAAEESKEQIQEALKGADMVFVTAGMGGGTGTGAAPVIAQIARELGALTVGVVTRPFTFEGRKRSTQAAGGIASMKEAVDTLIVIPNDRLLEIVDKNTPMLEAFREADNVLRQGVQGISDLIAVPGLINLDFADVKTIMSNKGSALMGIGIATGENRAAEAAKKAISSPLLETSIDGAQGVLMNITGGTNLSLYEVQEAADIVASASDQEVNMIFGSVINENLKDEIVVTVIATGFSDQDLSQGKPGRPSLTANRVPQQQQPVAAPPKREVKREEPVQQEYSRPTQPQSSSDDALDIPTFLRNRNRRR
- a CDS encoding RNA-binding protein translates to MSIYQHFREEERAFIDLVLEWKEDVLNQYSPKLTDFLDPREQQIVSAIIGTEGEVLVSFDGGSEQGERKRALLYPDYYEARDEDFQLSYYELHYPSKFVNVEHPQVLGALMSLGLKRSKFGDILVQDERIQLVIADEISSYVEANFTSVGKAKISLVKKGRTELLQIQSEFQEKTYTVSSMRLDVLLSTIYNLSRQKVQPFIGNGAVKVNFKTVEQPSFECKAEDVLSLRGFGRSKVISIEGKTKKDKWRVVVGKQQ
- a CDS encoding cell division protein SepF → MSMKNRFKSFFAMDDETEEYVEERYDQKEYDNEPAAVQPSKAQKQVNSQQQNVISLQSVQKSSKMVLSEPRVYAEAQDITDHLKNRKVVVVNLQRIQRDQAVRIVDFLSGTVYALGGDIQKIGTDIFLCTPDNVDVSGSISDMLTEHETSNVKRW